In one window of Desulfobacterales bacterium DNA:
- a CDS encoding 4Fe-4S binding protein: MTDERSTPGTGGGILVVGGGISGLTAAVEAAEVGHDVFLIEKNPYMGGRVAQLNQYFPKLCPPTCGLEINFKRIKNNRRIRMYTMTEVQSVSGVPGSYQVTLESRPRGVNNNCTGCNACVDVCPEERDNTFNFNMDKTKAIYKAHDMAFPMKYVVDMAACTRCGKCVEACKYEAIDLEGAAKTFTLDVGSIVWATGWNPYEPTKMDNLKFDSSNAIITNMMMERLAAPNGPTTGRILRPGDGKEPESFAFVQCAGSRDENHLEYCSYICCMATMKQITYIRERYPEAKVYVFYIDLRTPGKYEKFREKIMADENTSFIKGKVADIISEDDGGVTVVAENAVTGEKVRQKVDMAILATGMEPALKAQGAALGLQMDGNGFVLSDPASGMIASGCAKKAADVVTSGQNSTAAALKAIQATRR; encoded by the coding sequence ATGACGGACGAACGCAGCACACCTGGGACCGGTGGTGGCATATTGGTCGTTGGCGGTGGCATTAGCGGGCTGACGGCCGCGGTGGAGGCCGCGGAAGTTGGGCACGATGTCTTTCTGATTGAAAAAAATCCCTATATGGGCGGCCGGGTTGCGCAGCTGAACCAGTACTTCCCCAAGCTGTGTCCCCCCACCTGCGGCCTGGAGATCAACTTCAAGCGGATCAAGAACAACCGCAGGATCCGGATGTACACCATGACCGAGGTGCAGAGTGTTTCCGGAGTGCCCGGCAGCTACCAGGTTACCCTGGAGTCCAGGCCCCGCGGGGTCAACAACAACTGCACCGGCTGCAACGCCTGTGTGGACGTCTGCCCCGAAGAGCGCGACAATACGTTCAACTTCAACATGGACAAGACCAAGGCCATCTACAAGGCCCATGACATGGCCTTTCCGATGAAGTACGTGGTGGACATGGCCGCCTGCACCAGGTGCGGCAAGTGTGTCGAGGCCTGTAAGTATGAGGCCATCGATCTGGAGGGCGCGGCCAAGACCTTTACCCTTGATGTGGGCTCCATTGTCTGGGCCACCGGCTGGAACCCCTACGAGCCCACCAAGATGGATAATCTCAAGTTTGACTCCAGCAACGCTATTATCACCAATATGATGATGGAGCGGCTGGCAGCGCCCAACGGTCCCACCACCGGCCGGATTCTCCGCCCCGGTGACGGCAAGGAACCCGAGAGCTTCGCCTTTGTGCAGTGCGCCGGCAGCCGGGATGAGAATCATCTCGAATACTGCTCCTACATCTGCTGCATGGCCACCATGAAGCAGATTACCTATATCCGGGAGCGCTATCCCGAGGCCAAGGTGTACGTCTTCTACATCGACCTGCGTACCCCGGGCAAATACGAAAAATTCCGTGAGAAGATAATGGCTGACGAGAACACCAGCTTCATCAAGGGGAAGGTTGCCGACATTATCTCTGAGGATGACGGCGGGGTAACCGTGGTTGCGGAGAATGCGGTGACCGGCGAAAAGGTCCGGCAGAAGGTGGATATGGCAATCCTGGCCACCGGCATGGAACCGGCCCTGAAGGCCCAGGGCGCGGCCCTTGGTCTGCAGATGGACGGTAACGGCTTTGTCCTTTCCGACCCGGCCAGCGGGATGATCGCTTCCGGTTGTGCCAAGAAAGCCGCCGATGTCGTCACTTCCGGTCAGAACTCAACTGCAGCAGCCTTAAAAGCCATTCAAGCAACGAGGAGGTAA
- the aprA gene encoding adenylyl-sulfate reductase subunit alpha, with amino-acid sequence MALPNKPLGELPADPNPEIVEHECDVLIVGGGMAACGTAFEIKKWAPADLKITLVDKAAMERSGAVAQGLSAINTYIGENPIENYVKMVRNDLMGVVREDLIYDLGRHVDESVKLFEEWGLPIWKKAEDGSTLDGAKPAPTLREGGQPVRTGKWQIMINGESYKCIVAEPAKTALGEENCLERIFIVKLLLDKNVPNQIAGAVGFSTRENKVHVFTCKTMLVACGGAVNIFRPRSTGEGKGRAWYPVWNAGSTYTMCAQVGATLTMMENRFTPARFKDGYGPVGAWFLLFKAKVQNGLGEFYAGSDAAKEELKNFMPYGASAVTPTCLRNHLMMKELKEGRGPIYMATDVALNAFLDDARASGKSEKEVKKFWKHLESEAWEDFLDMSVGQAGLWAGANIEPEKVGSEIMPTEPYMLGSHSGCCGIWTSGPNEDWVPDAYKWGYNRMTTVNGLFTAGDGVGASGHKFSSGSHAEGRIVAKQMVKYCRDHADFKPELKQTAQELADEIYAPVKLYAEHAAFTTASDINPNYCKPAGLMMRLMKATDEYGGGVATYYMTSGKLLNICLDLLRMMREDAEKMAAGDLHELMRCWENYHRIWCVETHIRHIEFRKESRYPGFYYRSDFPAVDDENWKCFVNSTFDPETKEWKCEKVECINVVETDPWL; translated from the coding sequence ATGGCGTTACCGAATAAACCCCTGGGAGAGCTTCCTGCCGATCCCAATCCAGAGATTGTCGAGCACGAGTGTGATGTACTGATCGTCGGTGGCGGTATGGCCGCCTGCGGTACTGCATTCGAGATCAAGAAATGGGCCCCGGCCGACCTGAAGATCACCCTGGTTGACAAGGCTGCCATGGAGCGTTCCGGCGCCGTGGCTCAGGGTCTGTCCGCCATCAACACCTACATCGGCGAGAACCCGATCGAGAACTACGTCAAGATGGTGCGCAACGACCTGATGGGCGTTGTCCGCGAGGACCTGATCTATGACCTCGGCCGGCACGTTGACGAGTCGGTCAAGCTGTTTGAGGAATGGGGCCTGCCGATCTGGAAGAAGGCTGAAGACGGCTCCACCCTGGACGGCGCCAAGCCGGCCCCGACCCTGCGCGAAGGCGGCCAGCCGGTCCGGACCGGTAAGTGGCAGATCATGATCAACGGTGAGTCCTACAAGTGCATCGTTGCCGAGCCGGCCAAGACCGCCCTGGGCGAAGAGAACTGCCTGGAGAGGATCTTCATCGTCAAGCTGCTGCTCGACAAGAACGTGCCCAACCAGATTGCCGGCGCGGTCGGCTTCTCCACCCGCGAGAACAAGGTCCACGTCTTCACCTGTAAGACCATGCTGGTCGCCTGCGGCGGCGCGGTAAACATCTTCCGGCCGCGGTCCACTGGTGAGGGTAAGGGCCGGGCCTGGTACCCGGTATGGAACGCCGGTTCCACCTACACCATGTGCGCCCAGGTCGGCGCCACCCTGACCATGATGGAAAACCGTTTCACCCCGGCCCGGTTCAAAGACGGTTACGGCCCGGTCGGCGCCTGGTTCCTGCTGTTCAAGGCCAAGGTGCAGAACGGTTTGGGCGAGTTCTATGCCGGCAGTGATGCGGCCAAGGAAGAATTGAAAAATTTCATGCCTTACGGCGCCTCGGCGGTTACGCCGACCTGTCTGCGGAACCACCTGATGATGAAGGAGCTGAAGGAAGGACGGGGCCCGATCTACATGGCCACCGACGTTGCCCTGAACGCCTTCCTCGACGATGCGCGTGCTTCCGGCAAGAGCGAGAAAGAAGTCAAGAAGTTCTGGAAACACCTTGAGTCCGAGGCCTGGGAAGATTTCCTCGACATGTCGGTCGGCCAGGCCGGTCTGTGGGCCGGCGCCAACATCGAGCCCGAGAAGGTCGGCTCCGAGATCATGCCCACCGAGCCCTATATGCTGGGTTCACACTCCGGCTGCTGCGGCATCTGGACCTCCGGCCCCAATGAGGACTGGGTACCTGATGCCTACAAGTGGGGCTACAACCGGATGACCACGGTCAACGGTTTGTTCACCGCCGGTGACGGCGTTGGCGCCTCCGGGCATAAGTTCTCCTCCGGTTCCCATGCCGAGGGTCGGATCGTGGCCAAGCAGATGGTCAAGTACTGCCGCGACCATGCCGATTTCAAGCCCGAACTGAAGCAGACCGCTCAGGAACTGGCTGATGAAATCTACGCACCGGTCAAGCTGTATGCCGAGCATGCCGCGTTTACCACTGCTTCCGATATCAACCCCAACTACTGCAAACCCGCCGGTCTGATGATGCGGCTGATGAAGGCCACTGACGAGTATGGCGGCGGTGTTGCCACCTACTACATGACCTCCGGCAAGCTGCTCAACATCTGCCTCGATCTGCTGCGGATGATGCGCGAGGATGCCGAGAAGATGGCGGCCGGCGATCTGCACGAGCTGATGAGGTGCTGGGAGAACTATCACCGCATCTGGTGTGTGGAGACCCACATCCGCCACATCGAGTTCCGCAAAGAGTCCCGTTATCCCGGATTCTACTACCGGTCCGATTTCCCGGCGGTTGACGATGAGAACTGGAAGTGCTTTGTCAACTCCACCTTTGATCCCGAGACCAAGGAGTGGAAGTGCGAGAAGGTCGAGTGCATCAACGTTGTTGAGACCGATCCGTGGCTCTAA
- the aprB gene encoding adenylyl-sulfate reductase subunit beta yields the protein MPSYVEAEKCDGCKGGDKTACMYICPNDLMVLNKEEMKAYNQEPDACWECYSCVKICPQGAIAVRGYNDFVPMGGMVHPMRSSDSIMWTVKFRNGNMKRFKFPIRTTAEGAANAYLDGKGDNLDNESLFLEGDLPSPK from the coding sequence ATGCCAAGCTATGTAGAAGCTGAAAAATGTGATGGTTGTAAAGGCGGCGACAAAACAGCCTGCATGTACATCTGCCCCAATGATCTGATGGTCTTGAACAAGGAGGAGATGAAGGCCTACAATCAGGAGCCGGATGCCTGCTGGGAATGTTATTCCTGCGTTAAAATCTGCCCGCAGGGCGCGATTGCCGTCCGCGGTTACAATGACTTTGTCCCCATGGGCGGCATGGTGCATCCGATGCGGAGTTCCGACTCCATCATGTGGACGGTTAAATTCAGAAACGGCAACATGAAGCGGTTCAAGTTCCCCATCCGGACCACGGCCGAGGGTGCTGCCAATGCCTATCTTGACGGCAAGGGTGACAACCTGGATAATGAGAGTCTGTTCCTGGAAGGGGATCTCCCCTCTCCCAAGTAG